The Vibrio coralliilyticus genome segment AGATCGAAGCTTGCACCCATGTACTTGAAGTGCGGACGAACAGACATTGATACTTTGTACCAGCCTGGATCGCCTTCAACGTCAGAGACTTCAACCTTCGCAGCGCGAAGTGGGCGACGACCACGTACTTCTGCTGGCGGGTTTTCCTGGTCAGAAACGTACTGACGAATCCATTTGTTTAGTTCGATCTCTAGATCAGAACGCTCTTTCCAAGAGCCAATTTGCTCACGTTGTAGCACTTTGATGTAGTGAGCAAGACGGTTGATGATGAACATATACGGCAGCTGTGTACCCAGCTTGTAGTTCATTTCCGCGTTTTTGCCTTCTGGCGTATTCGCATAAACCTTAGGCTTCTGGATAGAGTTTGCTGAGAAGAACGCAGCATTATCTGAACCTTTACGCATCGTCAAAGCGATAAAGCCTTCTTCTGCTAGTTCGAACTCACGACGGTCAGAAACTAGGATCTCTGTTGGGATCTTGGTTTCGATCTGGCCCATTGACTCATAGTTGTATACAGGCAAGTCAAATACCGCGCCACCACTTTGAGGACCAATGATGTTTGGACACCAGCGGTACTTAGCAAAAGATTCACTGATCTTAGATGCCATTGCGTACGCAGAGTTACCCCATAAGAAGTGGTTATGGTCGTCAGTCACTAGCTCATCGTAATCAAACGCTTTAATTGGGTTGTCTGCAACCGAGTAAGGGTTACGTAGCATAAAGCGAGAAGTACATAGGCCTAGGTAGCGTGAATCTTCATGTTCACGTAGACCACGCCATTTCGTGTATTGTGGCCCTTCGAATACAGACTTAAGATCTTTCATGTTTGGTAGCTCTTCATAGCTATCCAGACCAAAGAACTTAGAAGAGGCAGACGTAATAAATGGTGCATGTGACATTGCACCAACATTTGCCATGTATTCCATAAGCTTGATATCTGGGCTAGAAGAAGTCAGCTGGTAATCACAGATAACTGCACCCACTGGCTTACCACCAAATTGACCATATTCACGCGTATAGATCTGCTTATAGAGGCCAGATTTCACTACTTCAGGCGCATCCTCAAAGTCATCCAGCATTTCGTCTTTCTTCGCTGAAATCAATTCAATAAGGATGTTTTCACGGAAATCAGTGTGATCAACCAAGTACTTAAGACCACGCCACGTAGACTCGATAGCTTGCACTTCTTCGTTGTGAAGAATGGCATCTACCTGCTTAGACAACTTCTGATCAATCTCGCTGATCATAAGATCAACCAAGGATTGGTCAACTTTCTCAGCAGAGTTATTGCTTAAAAGTTCACCGATGAACGCTTCAACACCACGCTTGGCTACGTCAAAACCTTCATCACTTGGCTTTAGTCGTGTTTCATTAAGAATGCTGTCCAGAAGAGAACCAGACTCGGCTAACGCCGCTTCTTGTTCTGGAGCTTGTGCTTCTGCTGTCATAATACCCTCTTATTCAGCCTTTTCAGCATCTTGGCTCTCACCAAGGCTGAGTTCTTCTAGTAGTTTCTTACGAGCTTCTTCGTCCTGAAGAACGGCAGCGATCTTCTTACGGAAAGCAGGAACGTTACCTAGTGGGCCTTTCAACGCAACCAGTGCTTCACGAAGCTCTAGTAGGCTGTTTAGTTCTGGAACACTTTTAGCAATCGCCTCAGGGGAGAAGTCCTTCATGTTCGTAAACGTTAGATCAACGCCAAGCTGTGCACCTTCTTCATCAGTAAGACGGTTTTCAACGTTAACTTTTAGATTTGGCGCGTAGCCTTCCAAAACCTCGTCAAAGTTGTCTTTGTCAATGTTGATTGGCGTACGTTCTTCGATTGGTGTCTCATCAGAGCGTGCTGTAAAGTCACCAACAACCATCATATTCAGCGGCAGTTCAACGTCTTCTTGCGCATCACCAGTTGCTGGAACATAACGGATATTAATTCGCTCTTTAGGAGCTACCGAGCCATCGCGTGACATAATTAGTTCCTTATCTAATTGTGTAGTTAGTTATAGATTGACTCCCACTCCTCAAACTTTGCAGGCAACAGCTCCTTGCTTGGATACAGCTGCTTCAGAATTTTTTGAGTTAATTCATCTAATTGCAAAGAAAGGTGTGGTTCCCAGCTGCTCAGGCGCATTTCGTCCCTGATAGACCATAACTTTTCAAGATAAGGTAAACAGAGCGCGTAAAGTCCAACAGCTTGGTAAGCTTTCACGATTTGTAAATGCAGCATGAACTGCCCTCGCCCAGAACTATCTAGTTCTAAGTTTTGTGCAACTTCAGCTACGCGTTCTCCCAAGTTTTCGAGAGTAACATCGTCCATTGACACCAAATCGCCTTCTTGCACGACCACACTAGGTAACATTTGTTGACCTGCACTGGACGTTGATGAGCTTGCTTTATTAAGCCACTCAACCGTTGCTTCGTTGGCAAATGGAATCGAATTTTTGAATGACAGAGCCTCAATGCCCGGTAAAGATTGGGCGAAAGCTTTAACCTCTTCAGATACTGCTTGCGCCGCCTCTTCAAGACTCAAATTTTTGAGCATCTGATAAACATAGTAATGACCAGTAAGCCAGAAAGGCGCATCGGTCAAAGTACGCTCTAGTCGTTTAATAGTATCAATATCACTTTCTTGCTTTGCTTTGTCTCGATATTCGGATTGTTTGTCCTGAGACACAGCAAGAATTAAAGGCGTTTCATTGTTCTGATGGTCTGGCAACTCTTCGATGTCTGACCAAGTCAAATGTCTGTGAATACGGTAAGAGAGCGGCAGTTCAGGCTCGGAGCCCAAAATCATTTCCGCTACCTTTTTCAGCGTTCGTTTAGAAGCTGTAGGTGAAGAAAAGTCGGTGTCGACATCCACTTCTCTTTGCGGTCGACTTACAGGTTTCACAGTACTTGGTTTAGCAACTACAGGCTTAGCTTGCGTTGGCTCTGGTAAAGGTTGACTTTCAGGTTTAGGTTGTGAAACTTCAATTGGAGCCTGTTCAGCCTCTGGCTCAGAAGATACCGCATGTGCCTCGTCAACTCCTGCGGATTGAAGTAGACGATTTAGCTCACTACGCAATTCAAAGAAATCCGCCTCAGAATCTTGGAATACTTCATCAAAATGGCGTTGAATCTCTTCCACTGCATCATTACAACGTGATAGCGCATCCCATGAAAGTTGCTCGTTCGGTAGCTTAGGCAGAGCAAGCTTAAGCTGATGATTAAGCCACTCTACAGCACCGTCTCGGCCGCGCTTTCTGCGCGGGTATAAATCAGAGCCAAAGCGAACCAACGACTCGGCCAGCAATGAAAGGCCTTGCTCTAACCCCTGTAAGCCCTCACTTTCAACAAGAGAACGCGTCAGGTAACACATCGCTTTAAAATCTTTGCTGTGCTTAGTGATGACTTCGGTTGCATGATTTTGAACTACAGCCCAATCGACCGTTTCGCCAAACAAAGAGCCGAATTTTTTGACTTCAGCTTCCATCATTTCGAAGCTGAACTCATAACGCGCGTCTTCACCCGCAGGCGAAGCGTCATTGATTGGTTCAAGGAGCGTATTAATTTCTTCAGACATCACTTAGCTCCTTGCATCCGGCTGGTAGTCATGAATCGCACGTTTTACAGCCAATGCACCACGGGCTGGCTTAGACTTTTTATGACTTTTTCGAATCGCATCGCTTGCCATACTGTTCAGCAACTCAGTCACTTCGCTGAATTTTTTCGGCGCATTCACTTCTAAATCGTTGAGAGAAGCATTGAGCTTCGCATTTTCAAATATGGCCTGTTCCGTCACTGTGCTGAAAAGAATGTACTCACTACGAGCAACTTTTAAAGCTCGGATCTTCGCGTTTAAATCTGGAGTGCTTCCGTAATACTGCTTTGCCGCTTCTGCTTGTTCGATTGCGCGAGTGTAATAATGCTGCTCTGCATTTGCATCAATCGTTGCATAAACTTTATTCAATACGTTATTAGGCAAAACTTGACTGTAATAATACGACTCAGCTTGGTGATTCGCCCATGCAGTTTTCATGTAGTCATCTACCGCTTTGGCACGACCATTTAAAATCAAGTTCACTAACTCAGAATCTGGTTTACCTAAGTAATTTGTCACTTTCTGAGCTTCAATGGTCAGCTTGTTAAGATTTGACATCACCTGATTAAAAGAGCGTTCGGATTTAGCAAACAACACGCCATCGTTATTTAGATTCTCATGGAGTGATACGAGCTGAGTACGGATGTCCCTCAATGCAACTGGAATATGACTCGCCACTTCCCTGCGCTCATTCAAAGATTCTTCATTATTCTGATAGACATTAAGTAATTTGGTTTGTTGGACTCGATATGCATCGCGGTAAGGTGCCATCATAACCACATCATTCGACATATCATCCAGTGCGTACTCAATCTCCCACGGAGGCTGAGCAAGAAATGAGGCGGTTTGAGCTGGCTTAATTTTATTGACTAACACCGACGGATCAGTAAAACCTGGCTTTGCTGAAGGCTTCCATTCTGGCTGCAAATAATCATAAAAGTAGGTACCAGTAACCAATACAACGGATGCCACTAACGCTGCTTCCAAATACTTAAACCGACCCAATGCAAATTTATCCGCCACACTGTGCTGCGTTAAGACAAGATCAGCGTTTCGTAAATTCGAAAAGATTGGAGCACTGTTATCGGATTTGAGTGCCTGTGTATCGATACGAGCAAGTGCCTGCGCAAAAGAGATCGCGGTATAGCCATGCTCTCTAGGTTTGTTGATGACATTTTTAAGCAGTGACCAGACATGTTTTGGAATCAATTGGCAGCGCTTGTTTTGACCTAATAACTGACGCCAAACATCACCATAAGATGATCCCAAGAAGAGATGACCTGTCAACAAGGCTAAAGAGTAGACATCGTCCTGAGGCTTAGCAATACCGCTTTCGACGTACATTGGTGAAGCATAATTCATGCTTACTTCTGCTGGCCCTTGCGATTCATCTGTATAACGAGCCGCGCCAAAATCGATTAGCTTAACGCTATCATCTTCGCCAACAAGTACATTCGCAGGTTTAATATCTAAATGGCAGACACCTCGGGTATGCATATACTCTAGCGCACCAGCGAGCTGATAAACGAGCCAAGCAATATGATCGTGTCTAAAGCCTTTCTTTGAGTGTCTTTCTATTTTCTCAGCAAGAGACTCACCATGTATCCATTCATACATGATGTAAGGGCGATCAAACTCATTGCCGATCTTAATAAAGTCAGCAACGCTAGGGTGTTGAGAGATTTCAAGCTTGCTTGCTTCACCAACCAGTAGCGAGTGTTCGTGACTAGATGTCCCTTCATTGGCAACTTTACAACAGACCTGCTTATCAGGCTCACCTTGCTTCGCGAGGTGGTACAATGTCGTATTACCATTTTTTGAAGGAAAAGACTCCAGTACATCGAATTGAGAGAATAAAACATATTCCAACTTAGGCTTATTTCTTTGTGCTTCCTGCTGCTCTAACTGTTTTTTTCTCTCAATCGCTTTATGAACTAATTGATTGATATAGCTGTCGCTTGATCCATTTTGATCAGACACGTTTTACTCTTTAGCCAACTAATAATAATAACTAGGGGGGCATATTAATTATTTTGAATATTGTTTTTCAACTGTGTAAAAATAAAAAGCCCACTATATCTATCAATTTAGTCAGAATGACGGTAGAACCGATAAAACATGTTTCTCTTTGACAGCTTAAATATAAATCTATTATTAGCTGGGAGCCATATCATGGCACAGCTTAGCATCGGTTACTTATAGTCACACAAAGACATTCTTAATAAGCCACGATCGCCATTTAGCCCATACATGAACAAAGATGCAGAGTCAGATGATTTGTGCACTTGAGTGAAACTACCAAGCAAAGCCATCGCTGATGATTGACCTAGCGTCCCCCATAAATCATTGATAAGAAAAGGCTGTTGCGGGTTAGTGAATTTCTCTGCTCGTGCTCCTAAAGCGAAACCATAATCTTCCGTATTATTCCTAGAGTTATTCATATCTGAATAAACACGGCCTAAATGTTCAAACGCTTCACCAGCCTTGCGAACTAAACGCATCATGCCTCTGCGATCTGACGTGTTCCACTCAGCAATAAAGTATTCTAATGAAGCAATAGGTTTCAATTTGAGGGTCTCAATAATGTTTTTTTTAGTGAAAATGACACCTGCTCCCCCTTCACTGGGAATTAGCCCCCAAGGATTTTGACTTCCCATGACTTTGGACTCTGCAATGAGCGAATCCAAATCACAAAATAGAGAATCAACAGCAATACAAATTACCGCATCTTGTTGGTTGAGCACGCTTAATGAGTCATGAATAAATCGGGGACCACCTACATGGGAGATATCGATCTTTGATAGCCACTTAGCATGCTCACTTTCTTCTATCCAACTAAGTAAACGGTTATTTTCTATCGACTCTGGGACAGAAATTATGACAGGAACAGGTTTAAGAGTTTTCGGTAACTTACTTAACATAGAAGAAAGCAGTGTATCGATCATATCGACAGCCCTGTCTTGCTTCTCCTCTCCTTTAATAAAGTCAGCTTTGGCGTAAGTATACTTATCGATTCCGTTTTCATCAGCTTGCTGATTAAAGCGAGCTAAATCCGCTTTAGCTACTGCCAATGAAATATCTAAATTCATCCCCATTGGGGTCAGTACATCAACATCCAAAACATATCGACCATAAACATTACTCATACTTTCTCTCCTACTTTGAGTACCTTGGAGGAAACGAGCAAATGCTCTTTAGCCTGACATGGGAAAGACGCGCTGTAACTGATCGTCAGGCGTTTTGCTTCTGTATCGATAAATACGGTATACATCGCCATTGGGATCCTAAATTTTTCTTCACCAAAATCAGCCACTGCAACATACTTTTCTGATGGAATACGGAAAGAAAAAACGTCATCATGAGAAAACCCACTCATCATCAGACGCTCTCCTCCTTCTAAAAAACCATTACATTGCTGATCTGCAGGCGCTGACTGGTAAAACCTGCGATTAAAATCTTCCGGTAACAGAGGGCGTCGAGACTCTTGCCACTTATCATCAAAAGTACCTGCGTATTGCATTCTCTCGGAAAAAAAAGGCGGAACAGGCCCAAGACCAGCCACACGTAAGTTTTTCGTATTTGGCCCCCAATCCTCATTAGGAAAAAACACCGATGGAACCGCTCTTTCCAACAGCTCCGAGCTACTTTTAGCCACGCCTGAACCAAGACGATTTCGCTCATCACCACCCAAAGCTCTTGAATAGTCAATTTCCGCCTCGACATAAGCTTTAGGGAGAGAAACCGTCACACTACCACCATGCTCAACCCACTGTCTCTCACCGTGTACTGCAATCGTTTTGTCGATATGACTATCAATGAGTATTCGACACTCATGATAGGTCACTGGGCGTTTTGCATAGGCTCTGGCTTTTCCGTAAACCAGCACATCCGTATTCTGCTTTGAGACTGGAAACTCGTGATCAATTTTCATGGCCGATAAACCCGGTTCACCTAAATACACAGGATCATCATGAATCTCTTCGGCAAGGACTTCTTGCCAAACTTTTTCGTTTAAATTCCATTGACGTTTCGCCGTCAGCACCCAGACTTCATGCCCATTTTCGTCACGCTGAAAACGACCTTTTGTTTGCAAATCTGTCGTTTGCTCAATATCCCAAAGTTGCATTCTGGTTCCTTAGGTTAAATCGTTCAATCGCTGCTGGTTGATTGGAAATCTTACTGAAAAGCCAGTTTTGCTGTGCTACTGGCATTGTCCAACTCCACGGTATATAGATGCGCCCATGGATACAGAGATGTCGCCATATCCAATCTCGGTATTTCGCTGGTATTTTGATATTCTTCATCGCAAGAACAGTCGATTCATAAGTCAAGGTTTCGCCTAGGCGCATCGGCTTATTAACACGATGACCATCAAGCTTGCACCAATCC includes the following:
- the tssC gene encoding type VI secretion system contractile sheath large subunit — encoded protein: MTAEAQAPEQEAALAESGSLLDSILNETRLKPSDEGFDVAKRGVEAFIGELLSNNSAEKVDQSLVDLMISEIDQKLSKQVDAILHNEEVQAIESTWRGLKYLVDHTDFRENILIELISAKKDEMLDDFEDAPEVVKSGLYKQIYTREYGQFGGKPVGAVICDYQLTSSSPDIKLMEYMANVGAMSHAPFITSASSKFFGLDSYEELPNMKDLKSVFEGPQYTKWRGLREHEDSRYLGLCTSRFMLRNPYSVADNPIKAFDYDELVTDDHNHFLWGNSAYAMASKISESFAKYRWCPNIIGPQSGGAVFDLPVYNYESMGQIETKIPTEILVSDRREFELAEEGFIALTMRKGSDNAAFFSANSIQKPKVYANTPEGKNAEMNYKLGTQLPYMFIINRLAHYIKVLQREQIGSWKERSDLEIELNKWIRQYVSDQENPPAEVRGRRPLRAAKVEVSDVEGDPGWYKVSMSVRPHFKYMGASFDLSLVGKLDQ
- the tssB gene encoding type VI secretion system contractile sheath small subunit, producing the protein MSRDGSVAPKERINIRYVPATGDAQEDVELPLNMMVVGDFTARSDETPIEERTPINIDKDNFDEVLEGYAPNLKVNVENRLTDEEGAQLGVDLTFTNMKDFSPEAIAKSVPELNSLLELREALVALKGPLGNVPAFRKKIAAVLQDEEARKKLLEELSLGESQDAEKAE
- the tssA gene encoding type VI secretion system protein TssA; translated protein: MSEEINTLLEPINDASPAGEDARYEFSFEMMEAEVKKFGSLFGETVDWAVVQNHATEVITKHSKDFKAMCYLTRSLVESEGLQGLEQGLSLLAESLVRFGSDLYPRRKRGRDGAVEWLNHQLKLALPKLPNEQLSWDALSRCNDAVEEIQRHFDEVFQDSEADFFELRSELNRLLQSAGVDEAHAVSSEPEAEQAPIEVSQPKPESQPLPEPTQAKPVVAKPSTVKPVSRPQREVDVDTDFSSPTASKRTLKKVAEMILGSEPELPLSYRIHRHLTWSDIEELPDHQNNETPLILAVSQDKQSEYRDKAKQESDIDTIKRLERTLTDAPFWLTGHYYVYQMLKNLSLEEAAQAVSEEVKAFAQSLPGIEALSFKNSIPFANEATVEWLNKASSSTSSAGQQMLPSVVVQEGDLVSMDDVTLENLGERVAEVAQNLELDSSGRGQFMLHLQIVKAYQAVGLYALCLPYLEKLWSIRDEMRLSSWEPHLSLQLDELTQKILKQLYPSKELLPAKFEEWESIYN
- a CDS encoding serine/threonine protein kinase, with the translated sequence MSDQNGSSDSYINQLVHKAIERKKQLEQQEAQRNKPKLEYVLFSQFDVLESFPSKNGNTTLYHLAKQGEPDKQVCCKVANEGTSSHEHSLLVGEASKLEISQHPSVADFIKIGNEFDRPYIMYEWIHGESLAEKIERHSKKGFRHDHIAWLVYQLAGALEYMHTRGVCHLDIKPANVLVGEDDSVKLIDFGAARYTDESQGPAEVSMNYASPMYVESGIAKPQDDVYSLALLTGHLFLGSSYGDVWRQLLGQNKRCQLIPKHVWSLLKNVINKPREHGYTAISFAQALARIDTQALKSDNSAPIFSNLRNADLVLTQHSVADKFALGRFKYLEAALVASVVLVTGTYFYDYLQPEWKPSAKPGFTDPSVLVNKIKPAQTASFLAQPPWEIEYALDDMSNDVVMMAPYRDAYRVQQTKLLNVYQNNEESLNERREVASHIPVALRDIRTQLVSLHENLNNDGVLFAKSERSFNQVMSNLNKLTIEAQKVTNYLGKPDSELVNLILNGRAKAVDDYMKTAWANHQAESYYYSQVLPNNVLNKVYATIDANAEQHYYTRAIEQAEAAKQYYGSTPDLNAKIRALKVARSEYILFSTVTEQAIFENAKLNASLNDLEVNAPKKFSEVTELLNSMASDAIRKSHKKSKPARGALAVKRAIHDYQPDARS
- a CDS encoding DUF2169 family type VI secretion system accessory protein produces the protein MQLWDIEQTTDLQTKGRFQRDENGHEVWVLTAKRQWNLNEKVWQEVLAEEIHDDPVYLGEPGLSAMKIDHEFPVSKQNTDVLVYGKARAYAKRPVTYHECRILIDSHIDKTIAVHGERQWVEHGGSVTVSLPKAYVEAEIDYSRALGGDERNRLGSGVAKSSSELLERAVPSVFFPNEDWGPNTKNLRVAGLGPVPPFFSERMQYAGTFDDKWQESRRPLLPEDFNRRFYQSAPADQQCNGFLEGGERLMMSGFSHDDVFSFRIPSEKYVAVADFGEEKFRIPMAMYTVFIDTEAKRLTISYSASFPCQAKEHLLVSSKVLKVGEKV